The following are encoded together in the Lathyrus oleraceus cultivar Zhongwan6 chromosome 3, CAAS_Psat_ZW6_1.0, whole genome shotgun sequence genome:
- the LOC127130478 gene encoding uncharacterized protein LOC127130478 has product MEQFRRVGFAVVRGALARIVIMKLISYNIRGLGGLAKKKEMLNLIRRSGGLLVIWDSNTFSIRRKQLMEHVLWLEACGVKVFLENIKFKIIGAEHNEELVRESTESEVRRAVWECDSDKSLGPEGVKFCFVKEFWDEMKQDFIEGMVISEPQSAFISDRQILDGILIANEIVDEARSRKKEVIMFKVDFEKAYDSVDWNFLDFVMLKMGFHDKWRRWIIECLKTSYVSVLVNGSPTKEIEVAANLLNCKTGSTPFKYLGLPIGVNSKRLVTWNPVIEAVKLRFSRWRNQHLSSGGRVVILKSVLYALPAYFLLFFKAPTGLWHNVCKWLRINTTLHRERLAHLSQFEGLAGGGRASFSNLGVIWFACVWSIWKARNDKLFGNKEVVVHKSNQLEAKFSSMSCRSKGLHRHYKIIISAFCVSRFVLSAQVGVVARVFVVVAAVLSSSYFCWFWCCFCCMFMLCFSPDACQIRCVGVYFG; this is encoded by the exons ATGGAACAATTTAGACGTGTAGGGTTTGCAGTGGTTAGGGGAGCCTTAGCTAGAATCGTGATTATGAAGCTGATCAGTTACAATATTAGAGGTTTAGGAGGGCTGGCTAAGAAGAAGGAAATGTTAAATTTAATTC GTAGATCTGGAGGGCTATTGGTTATTTGGGATAGTAATACTTTTTCAATTCGGAGAAAGCAGTTGATGGAACACGTCTTATGGCTGGAAG CTTGTGGAGTAAAAGTGTTTCTGGAGaatataaaatttaaaattattgGCGCAGAGCATAATGAAGAACTGGTGCGAGAATCTACTGAATCAGAAGTTCGAAGAGCTGTATGGGAGTGTGATAGCGACAAAAGTCTAGGTCCGGAAGGAGTGAAGTTTTGCTTTGTGAAAGAATTTTGGGACGAAATGAAACAGGACTTCATTGAGG GTATGGTGATATCGGAGCCTCAGTCTGCCTTCATATCTGATAGACAGATTCTGGACGGGATTTTAATCGCAAATGAAATTGTGGATGAAGCTAGGAGCAGGAAAAAAGAAGTGATAATGTTTAAAGTAGATTTTGAGAAAGCCTACGACTCGGTGGACTGGAACTTCCTCGACTTTGTGATGTTAAAGATGGGATTTCACGATAAATGGAGAAGGTGGATTATAGAATGCCTCAAAACTTCTTATGTATCAGTGCTTGTTAATGGCAGCCCGACCAAGGAA ATTGAAGTAGCAGCAAACTTATTGAATTGCAAGACGGGCTCAACTCCTTTCAAATACCTTGGACTCCCAATCGGAGTCAATTCTAAGAGATTAGTAACATGGAATCCTGTGATAGAAGCTGTTAAATTAAGATTTTCAAGATGGAGGAATCAACATCTATCAAGTGGTGGTCGAGTGGTGATCCTTAAATCTGTCCTTTATGCTCTTCCGGCTTACTTTCTCTTGTTCTTCAAAGCTCCGACAG GTTTGTGGCATAACGTTTGCAAATGGCTTAGGATCAACACGACCCTGCACAGAGAAAGATTGGCTCACTTATCTCAATTTGAAGGGTTGGCTGGAGGTGGAAGGGCTTCGTTTTCAAACTTAGGCGTGATTTGGTTCGCATGTGTGTGGAGTATATGGAAAGCCAGGAACGACAAGCTGTTTGGTAACAAGGAGGTGGTTGTCCACAAATCTAATCAACTTGAAGCTAAATTTAGCTCAATGTCATGTAGATCCAAGGGCCTGCATAGGCATTACAAAATCATAATTTCAGCTTTTTGTGTTAGTCGCTTTGTGCTTTCTGCTCAGGTGGGTGTCGTCGCTCGGGTGTTTGTTGTAGTCGCTGCAGTGTTGTCCTCGAGCTATTTCTGCTGGTTCTGGTGTTGTTTCTGTTGTATGTTCATGTTATGTTTCAGTCCCGACGCGTGTCAGATTCGTTGCGTTGGCGTGTATTTCGGTTAG